The sequence CTGATGGACGCCGGCGTCACCATCAATCGCCCCCCGCGCGATGGCCACATGGCCTTCGTCCGCTCCCCCGACGGCATCTCCGTGGAACTGCTGCAGGACGGTCATCTCGAGCCGCAGGAGCCCTGGGCGAGCATGGGGAATATCGGCAGCTGGTAGGTTTGCGGTGAGGTCACCCTTGCCAAGCACCCTGCAAAGCGCCACCTGCGCCGCATGAAACCGCGCAAGCTCCCCCAGGTGGTCATCATTGGCCGCCCCAATGTCGGCAAGTCGACCATGTTCAACCGCCTGGTTGGCAAGCGGCTGGCGCTGGTCGATGACCAGCCGGGCGTCACGCGTGACCGGCGCATGGGCGAAGCCGGCCTGCTGGGGCTGGAGTTCGAAGCGGTCGACACCGCCGGCTGGGAGAACGAGGACGATGCCTCCCTCCCCGGCCGAATGCGCGCACAGACGCAGGTTTCGCTGAAGGGCGCAGACGCAGCGCTGTTCGTGATCGACGCGCGCGCCGGGCTGACCCCGCTGGACGAGGAAATCGGCCAGTGGCTGCGCGAGCAGGAAGTGCCTGTCGTCCTCGTCGCCAACAAGTCGGAAGGCAGCGCGGGCGAGGCGGGCATCCTCGAAAGCTATTCGCTGGGCCTGGGCGACCCTGTGCCGATCAGCGCCGAGCATGGCGAAGGCATTGCCGATCTCTATTCCGCCCTGATCCCGCTGATCGGCGAGAAGGCCGAACAGCTGGAACTGGAAGCCGAGGCCGAAGCCGCCATCGCCGCTGACGAAGCCGCCAAGCGCGCCGCGGAGGCTGCCGAAGCAGGCGAGGAGCTGGTCGAGATCGACCCCACGGCTCCGCTCAGCCTCGCCATCGTCGGGCGCCCGAACGCCGGCAAGTCCACGCTGATCAACCGCCTGTTGCAGGAAGACCGCCTGCTGACCGGCCCGGAAGCGGGGATCACCCGCGATTCCATCGCCGTCGACTGGCGCTGGACCGATCCGGAATCGGGCGAAGAGCGGATCATCAAGCTGATCGACACCGCCGGCATGCGCAAGCGCGCCAAGGTGGTCGACAAGCTGGAGAAGCTCTCGGTCGCCGATGGCTTGCGCGCCGTGGACTACGCCGAAGTCGTGGTCTTGCTGCTGGATGCGACGCGCGGGCTTGAAGTGCAGGACCTCAAGATCGCCAACCAGGTGCTCGAGGAAGGCCGGGCACTGATGATCGCGATCAACAAGTGGGACATTGCCGAGGACCCCTCTGCGCTGTTCAACGGCATTCGCGCCGCGCTCGAAGAAGGTCTCGCCCAGCTGCGCGGCGTGCCGCTGTTCGCGGTCTCCGCCATGACCGGCAAGGGCCTCGACCAGATGCTGGCCGCCGCCTTCAAGCTGCGCGACGACTGGAGCCGCCGCGTCCCGACGGCTGCGCTCAACCGCTGGTTCGACGATGCGCTGGCTGCCAACCCGCCGCCCGCGCCGGGCGGCCGGCGGATCAAGCTGCGCTACATCACCCAGGTCGGCACGCGCCCGCCGCGCTTTGTCATTTTCGGCACGCGGCTGGACGACCTGCCGGCCAGCTACGAACGCTACCTGCTCAACGGCATCCGCAAGCAACTGGGCTTCGGCGCCGTGCCCGTGCGGCTGACGCTCAAGTCACCGAAGAATCCCTATGATTCAAACAAGGGTGGCGGCGGCAAGTTCAGCGGCGGGCAGGGTCGCGACTAGGGAGCAGCCATGCTCGATACGCTTTCCATTGCCGGCGACCTGATCGAACGCACGTCGAGCACGCTGCGGGTGCAGAACATCGTCCAGCTCAGCCTGGCACCGGTATTCCTGCTGGCCGCGATCGGTGCGGTGCTGAACGTGATGAACACCCGATTGGGCTGGCTGATCGACCGGATCGACCAGATCGAGCGGCGCCTGATCAAGGGCAGCGCCGGTCGCGAGGGCGAGGAACTGCCGGCCCTGCGCCAGCGGCAGAGCTATGCGCAGTGGGCGGTCAACCTCACCACTTCCGCCGCGCTGACCATCTGCCTGGTGATCGCCGCGCTGTTCGTCTCCGCCTTCATCCGTCCGCAGATCGGCAGCGTGGTCGCGCTGGCGTGGATCGCCACCATGGCGCAGGTGTTCGCCGCGCTGACGCTATTCCTGATGGAAACCCGTCTCGCCACCGCCAACGCGCGCGAGCGCCGCCTGCGCAGCCGCGAGATTATCGAGCGGCAGGCAGGCGAGGATAGCGGAAGCGAGGAAGGCTAGCCCTCCTCGCCGTCTCCGGCAGGATTGCTGTTCAGCTGCACGTAGTTCTGCAGGCCCATGCGCTCGATCATGTCGAACTGCGTCTCGAGGAAGTCGACGTGCTCTTCCTCGCTCGAGAGGATGCTGGCGAACAGGTCGCGGCTGACATAGTCGCGCACGCTCTCGCAGTGTTCGATGGCATCGCGCAGCAGCGGGATGGCTTCGTTCTCCATCGCCAGGTCGGCCTTGAGGATCTCCTCCACCGTCTCACCCACCTTCAGCTTGTGCATGGCCTGGAAGTTGGGGAGGCCGTTGAGGAACAGGATGCGCTCCGCCAGCTGGTCGGCGTGCTTCATCTCGTCGATCGACTCGTGGCGTTCGTATTCAGCCAGCTTGTGCACGCCCCAGTCGTCCAGCACGCGATAATGCAGCCAGTACTGGTTGATCGCGGTCAGCTCGTTGGTGAGCGCCTTGTTGAGGAATTCGATGACCTTCTCGTCACCCTTCATGTGATGTCTCCCGGCTCGTGTGCGTGATGCATTCTTGCTCGCGCGGGCGCGCATTTGGCAAGCGAAACCGGGCCGGAAACATGCGAAAAACCGCAGAAATCTGCGCTAATGCGAATGCGTATCAGGATAGGAAAATCAGGCCGCTTCGAGCGGCTGCGGCAGGGCTGCGCGCTCTTCCGCGATCAGCTCTTCCGCCTCGTCGAGACAATGGCCGCAGTTCGGTCGCTTGCCGAGCTTGGCATAGACCGTTTCCGCACAACCATCGTGCTGCCGCGCGGCCTGGCGCAGTTCGCATTCACGGATGGCATTGCAGACGCAGGTGTACATGCGGGGCGATTCTCTCTTTCGCCTGCGAAATTACTGCGAATGGGTTGCAATAGCAAGTGTCTTGCGAATAATTCTCAAAATCACCTGCGGAGGGGAAACAGCTTCCAGTAGGTGAGGCAGCGCCACAACCATTCGAGCGGGCCGTAGCGATACTTCGCCAGCCACGGACGAGACCAGGCCAGCATCACCGCCCAGCCCAGCGCCACGACGAGGTAGAGCTCCGGACGCGTCAGTTCACCCCACAGCCCGCCGGCCCAGGGGTGAAAGATCAGCATCATCAGCACCGAGGTGCCGATATAGTTGGTGAAGGCCGCGCGGCCGGCGGCCGAAAGCCGCTCCGCCAGCCAGCCGCTCGCATTGTTGCCATAGATCGCCAGCAGCAGTGCCAGCCCGATGATCATGGGCAGCCGCGGCAGGGTGGCAAAGGCCATCATCGCCGACAGGGTGCCCCAATAGGTATAGCCGCCTTCCCGCACCCACAGCGCCATCGCCAGGTTCAGCACGCCGCCGAACAGCAGCAGGCCCCAGCCCCACGCCCTTCGCTTGCCGGTGGAGCCGCCCGGGCTGAACCAGCCGTAGCGGTAGAAGGCCATGCCGATCAGCATCAGCGGCAGAGTCTCGAACACCATCAGGATAACGGCATCGATCGGATCGCCGCCATGCTCGGAGAAATTGTGGCTGACGTAATCGGCGTAGCTGCCTTCCGTCATGATCGGGATTTCGGCGCGATCGTCTTCCAGCGACGCCTGCTTCGCCTCGGCGATGGAGCCGCGCGCTTCCGACATCTCTTCGCCCTCGCCAGCGAAGGTTTCGGCGATGAAATAGGCAGAGCCGATGGCCAGCGCATAGATCAGCGCCCCCACCACGTATCCGATCAGCCCCAGCGTCAGCAGCTTGCCTGCCGTCATGCGCAGGAACAGCACGCCCACCATGCCGGCGCAGGCGTAAAGCGTAAGAATGTCGCCGCGCCAGATGAAAAAGTAGTGGACCAGGCCGAACAGCAGCAACCACGCCAGCCGCCGCACCTGCAACCAGCGCGACGATCCGCGGTCCCACGCGCGCTCCATGAACAAGGCCATGCCCGCCCCGAACAACAGCGAGAACAGGCCGCGCATCTTGCCGTCGACCAGCACGAACTGCACCACCCACAGCCAGTCTGCCGTCGCATCGTGCCCGGACAGGAATGCACTGGGCCACGAATAGGCGCTCCACGGCTGACCGAAGGCGACGATATTGGCGGCAAGGATGCCCAGCACGGCGAACCCGCGAATGAAGTCGAGACTGGAAATGCGCTCACCAGTTGTGGCCGGAGCCAGCGCCTCCGGCTCTGCGTCAGGCGTGGCTTGTAGGTCAGTCATGCTGGTTACCCCCGGTGCGTCCCGGGAAGCCTTATGGACAGCAATGACTTGCTTGGAAAGCGGTCAGCTCAATTGCGCGTGACGAGGCAATCGAAGCCGGCGCGCTGCAGGCTGGAGCAGGCCGCTGTCGCCTCGGCGCGGGTGGCATAACCGCCCGCCAGAACGCGCGTCACGCGGCCCGTGGGCACCAGCATCCGCTCGCGCCCGGCCACTTCCGGACGGTTCGCCACGCGGTCCCACATGCGCTCTGCATTGCCCGGCACGCCGAACGCGCCCAACTGCACCCGCCACGGCCCGCTGGCGGATTGCGGAGCCGGAGTTGCCGCCTGTGGCACCGGTGCAGGCGCCGGACGCGGCGAAGGCGCGCGCGCCACCTCTGCTGGCTGCGGCGGCTGGACGGCGGCGGGGCGTGGCGAAGCGGCGGGAGGCGCAGCCGCGACCTGCGTTGCACCTGGTGCGTAGCTGGCCCCGGCCATTGCCGGGTCTTCGGTGCCGGTAGCCTCGCCGGCCTGCTCCACCGCATCGCGGGCAGCGGCAACCGACGGGGAAACTTCGACGCTTGGAATCGGGCGCGGCACGGCAGGCGACTGCACGGACGGGGACTCCACTTGCTGAGGCATGGGCCGCGGGGACGGTACGCTGGCAGCCGGGGCCGCCTGCGCGCCGAGATCGGCGGCGGCGAGTTCCACCGAGCGGGCTTCGGTCGCCTGCTGCTCCAGCTGGAGGGCCATCGCCGCCCCGCTCTGGCGCTGCTCCAGCGGAATATGCTCGTCCATCTGCGCGATGGCGGGGGCTGCTTGCGGCAAGCCGGAACCGTTGGCCAGCGTCAGCAAGGCATAGGCACGCACCCAGTCGCGCTCCACCAGGTCGCCGTTGAAATGAGCGACGCCCAGCAGGTACTGCGCGCGCGGATCGCCGCGATTGGCGGCGGACTGCACATAGGGCAGCGCTTCCTCGCGGCGGCCATCCTGGAACAGCATCAGGCCATAGGTATCGGCAGCCTGCACATGGCCCGCCTGCGCGGCAGCCAGGTACAGCTGCTCCGCCCGGACCAGGTCGGTCGGTACCCCGCGACCAAGACGGTAGGCCTGGCCCAGGTTGAACATGGCATCGGGGTCACCCGCTTCCGCCGGCCCCTGCCATTCAGCCACGGCGGCGGCATAGTCGCCACGCGCCCAGGCATCGACGCCATCGCGCACACCGGCGGAGAGCGGCGTGGCAAGGGCAAGTGCGGCCAGCGCCAGCAGGGCCTTGTTCGCTACGGTTCGCTTGCATTCGGACATGGCAGGTCTCGCGTCCCCTGAACTTTCGATTGGGCCTGCCATAGTAAACAGGCCGTTAGCAAAGCGTTTATCGCCCGTCGGAAATCCTCGCGCCGATATAAGGAGCCCGCCCGGCAATCGTCGCAAGTGGCAGTGGCTGCGACGAAAAAGTCTCCACCCCCGCTCTGCAAATTAACTCAAAATAAACGGTATCCTGCGAAGCCATTACGCGAAGGCCCGTGGAACGACTTGTACGGGTCAATTGACTCAAGGGGGAATCGCCTTGCGCGTATTGGCATTGGCATCGCAGAAGGGTGGATCTGGCAAGACCACTTTGTCCGGTCACCTGGCCGTGCAGGCCCAGCGGGCCGGCGCTGGCCCAGTCGTCCTGATCGATATCGACCCGCAGGGTTCGCTCGCCGACTGGTGGAACGAGCGAGAGGCGGAATATCCCGCTTTCGCCCAGACCACCGTGGCGCGCCTGGCAAATGACCTGGCGATCTTGCGGCAACAGGGCTTCAAGCTGGCCGTGATCGACACGCCGCCCGCCATCACCATGGCAATCCAGAGCGTAATCTCGGTCGCCGAGCTGATGGTCGTCCCGACCCGTCCCAGCCCGCACGACCTGCGTGCCGTTGGCGCCACGGTCGACCTGTGCGAACGCGCCGGCAAGCCGCTGATCTTCGTGGTCAACGCCGCCACGCCCAAGGCCAAAATCACTTCGGAAGCCGCCGTCGCGCTGTCGCAGCACGGCACCGTCGCCCCGATCACCATTCACCACCGCACCGATTTCGCGGCCTCGATGATCGATGGCCGCACGGTCATGGAAATCGAGCCCGAAGGCCGCAGCGCGCAGGAAGTCGTCGCGCTCTGGCACTACATTGCCGACCGGCTCGAGAAGAACTTCCGCCGCACCGTCTTTGCCGCTCCGGGCAAGGCTGCCGCGGTCAACGGCGCGCATCGTCCCGCCGCCAGCAACTTCGGTCGTCGGGTAGCCCAGTAATGGGCAACGCCATGACCGAGACCAACCCGTTTGCATCGCTCGGACCGATGCTGCTGGCGCGCAAGGGCACGGCCAAGCCGGCCATGCGCGCGCAGCTGACGCCCGACGATCGCGTCGCCGAACTTGGCGATGATTTCGACAACCTCGCCGCCAGCCAGTCGGACCTTGGATGGGATGACATGGGTGACGACCAAGTCGAAACCCACGGCAATGACAACCATGTTGTCCAGTTGCCTGTGACCCGCACCAAGACGGCCACGAAAAGCCCGGTCCAGCGCAAGGCGGCCAGCACCCCGGCGCGCCGCAAGGCAGCCGAAAGGGGTCGCCGCGCGGCCTTCACCCTGCGTCTGGACAGCGAGCGTCACATGAAGCTGCGCCTCGCCAGCACGATGCAGGAATGCAGCGCGCAGGAACTGGTGACCGCCGCGCTCGACAAGTTTCTCGAAGACATTCCCGAACTCGATTCCATCGCCGCACATCTCGCGGGCAAGAAAAGCCAGGCCTGAAGGGGGACTTTCCGATGACCGCCAAGCACCACAGCTCGAAAACCCGGCGCAACCCGATGATCGGACTCGGCCTGACGACCGCGATGGCCGCCGTCATGCTGACCGGGTGCACCAGCACCGCCGCACCGCGCGCCGAGGTTGCCGCTGCCGATGCGCAGCGCGCCATGGACAGCGGTCAGTCCAGCGAGGCGATCCAGCACGCCGAGGCCGCAGTTGCCGCAGATCCGCGCAATGCCGGCTATCGCGCCATGCTGGGCAATTCCTATCTCGAGGAAGGTCGCTTCGCCTCCGCCTCGACCAGCTTTGCCGACGCCATGGCGCTGGGCGACAACAGCCCGCGCGCCGCGCTCAGCTATGCCCTGGCGCTGACCGGTGAAGGCCGTTTCGCCGAAGCCGCCTCGGTCCTCAACGACTGGGAAGGCGAAATCGCCGCAGCCGACCTTGGCCTGGCCTTTGCGCTGGCCGGTGAGCCGGAACGCGGCATCCACGTGCTGACCAACGCCATCCGTTCGGGCAACAACACGGTCAAGACGCGTCAGAACCTTGCCTATGCCTACGCCGTCGCCGGCCGCTGGCGCGAAGCCCGCCAGATGGTGGCGCAGGACGTGCCTGCCGACCAGGTCGGTGCGCGCATGCAGCAGTGGGCGCAGCTGACCCATGCCGAGGCCTACCAGCGCCGCGTTGCCGGCCTGCTGGGTGTGCCCGCAGGCGTGCGCGATGCCGGCCAGCCGATGCATCTCGCCCTCGCCAATCATCCGCGCGACGAGCAGCTTGCTGCCGAAGCCAGCGGCTATGCCGCGGCGGAAACCGAGGTTGCCGTCGCCAGCGTTCCTGCCAGCGGCAGCGAACTGCCGTCTGTCGACTCGCCGGACATCGGCCTCGACACCTACGCCGAGCGCGAAGGAACGCCGCCGACCAATTTCGCCGAGGCTTTCGCCACCGAAGCGCCTTCGGGTGCCTCGATGGCCGCCGTCACCACTGATACGGTGCGCTTCGTCAGCAACCCTGTCGTGCAGTCTACACCGGTTCGCCACGGTGCTGCCGCCGAAGCGCGTCAGCCTTCGCCGCGTCCGGCTCCGCGCGCTGCCACGGCACGCTCGACGACCCCGGTCGCCAGCGCTGCGGCCGCCGATGGCACCCACCTGGTGCAGCTTGGCAGCTTCTCCAGCGAACAGGGCGCTCGCCGCGCCTGGGGCATCTACGTCAGCCGTCACCCGGAACTGGCCAATCACGAGATGGTCATCACCGAGGCGGTGGTACGCGGCAAGCGCTACTGGCGCGTGTCGGCTGCCGGTTTCGACGTGGCTTCCAGCCGCTCGATGTGCCGCAGTGTGAACAGCTCGAGCGCCGGCGAAGGCTGCATCACCTGGGCTGCCAGCAGCCCGCTGCCCGGCGCTGTCGACCGTGGCGGGACGATGTTCGCCCGCCGCTAAGGTTTCTCCTTCGAAGACCAACTGGGAAACCCCTCTCCGCTTCGTGCGGGGAGGGGTCTTTTTTTGCCGCTAGAGCGAATAGCCGCCGTCGGTGACCAGCGTGGTGCCGGTGATGGTGCCCGATGCGTCGGATAGCAGGAACAGCACCTGCTGGGCGATTTCTTCCGCGCTTTCGAAGCGGCCCAGCGGGGTCATCCCCTCGGCCATGGCGGCCAGCGCCCCGGCGCGGTCGCCCTGGTGTTTAGCCACCAGGTCCTCGAAAAACGGCATGCCGTCCCAGATCGCGGTGTCGACTCCGCCCGGTGCGATGGCGTTGACGCGGATCTTGCGCGGCGCGCCTTCCTTGGCGGCAATCTTGGCGAGGTGGATCACCCCGGCCTTGGACGCGCCGTAGGGGCCGATGCCCGGTTCCGCCTTCACGCCCGCGACAGAAGCGGTGAGCACGATCGAGGCACCCTCCCCCGCCTGCCGCATGGCCGTGCGCAGCGAGAGGAACAGGCCGTCGATATTGACCGCCATCACCTTGCGCCAGGCAGCGAAATCCATCTTGGCGACGGGCGCGGCAGTACCCGCGATACCGGCATTGAGGAATGCCGCGTCGAGCTTGCCGCCAGCTTCCTCGATCCGCTGCCACAGCGCCTCGTCAGCCACGTCGCCAGCGAAGTGCGAAACCTCGCAGTCGAGGTCGAGAGCGCGCATCCGGTCTTTGTCAAGGTCGACGAGCACGAGGTGCTCTGCCCCGGCATCTGCCAGCGCCTGAGCGGCGGCGGCGCCAATACCGGAGGCGGCGCCGGTGACCAGCACCCGCTTGCCTGAGAAATCAAAGCTCAATGGACACCCCGCCCTTCCACAACGCCGTCACCCTGCCCTGCACCGGCTGGCGGTCGAACGGCGTATTGCCAGCAGCTGCCGCCATTTCGCGGCTGTCGACTACCCACGGTGCTTCCGGGTCAAGCAGGGCGATGTCGGCTTCATTGCCCGTCGCCAGTTCCCCGGCTTCCGCGCCCAGCAGCCGTGCCGGGTTGCGCGCCAGCAGGTCGAAGGCGCGGGGTATGTCGATCACCCCGTCGCGCACCAGCGTGAGCGTCATGGGAAGCAGCGTCTCGGCCCCTGCCATGCCCGGAGCGGCGTCGGCGAAGGGCAGGTTCTTGTCCTCCGGCCCGCGCGGATCGTGGCCGCTGGAAATAACACCGATCGTGCCGTCGCCGATGGCTTCGACCACCGCCTGCCGATCGTCTTCCTCGCGCAGCGGCGGGGAGAGGCGGTGGAAAGTGCGATAGTCGCCCAGCGACAGGTCGGAGAGCATGAAGTGCGCCGGGGTGACGCCCGCCGTGATGGCGACGCCGCGCGACTTGGCGGCGCGAACCAGGTCCAGCCCTGCCCGCGTCGTCACCTGCCGCGCATGGATGCGCGCGCCGGTCATCTCGGCCAGTGCGATGTCGCGCGCCAGCGCCAGCGTCTCGGCTTCCTTGGGCGCGCTGGGCAGGCCGAGGCGCGTCGCCATCTCGCCCGCCGTGGCGGCCGCATTGCCGGCGATCCCGGCATCTTCCGCGTGAGTGACCACCACCATGTCGAGCATGGCGGCATATTGCAGCAGCCGCAGCATCACGCCGCTGTTGCCTATCCACTTGCGCCCCGTGGCAATCGCCCGTGCCCCGGCATCGCGCATCAGCGCGATTTCGGCCAGCTGGTCTCCGGCAAGCCCTTGGGTGGCGGCGGCAAGCGGGTGGACCCACAGGTCCGGCTTGCCGCTCTGGGCAAGGAAACGCACGCGCGCGGGGTGATCCAGCGGCGGTGACTGGTCGGGCATCAGCGCAGCGCGGGTGATGCCGCCGAAATGGAAGGCCGGCTTGTCGATTTCGAACACGCCGAGGTCGACGATACCGGGCACCACCAGCTTGCCCCTGGCGTCGACCGTTTCGCCAGCGTCAACGCCATCGACGATCACGCCGTCCTGGCAATGCAGCACTGCCTCTTTCAAGCCCTCTGGCGTGACCAGCGTGCCTCCGGTGATGGACAGGGGATTGAGCTGCTTCATACCCACTCTCCTTCACCCCAGCCGCTGACGCCGCGGCGCTTTCGCGTCAGCACGTCGAGGCAGGCCATGCGCATGGCCACGCCCATTTCCACCTGCGAGGTGATGATCGAGCGGTCGACGAGATCGGCCACGTTGCTGTCGATTTCCACCCCGCGGTTCATCGGCCCGGGATGCATCACCAGCGCGTCGGGCCTGGCCAGCGCCAGCCGCTCCAGCGTCAGGCCGTAGAGGTGGCGATATTCGCGCGGAGACGGGATGTACTGCCCGTCCATCCGTTCGTTCTGCAGGCGCAGCATCATCACCACGTCGGCCCCGTCCAGCGCAGCCTCGAAGTCGTGGAACACCTGCGCGCCCATCCGCTCGATCCCGGCGGGCATCAGCGAAGGGGGTGCACAAAGGCGCACAGAGGCACCGAGCGCCTGTAGGCAGAGGATATTCGAGCGCGCCACGCGGCTGTGCAGGATGTCACCGCAGATCGTCACCGTCAGCCCGGTGAAGTCCTCCGAAGTGTAACCCCGATCGCGCAACGCGTTGCGCAGCGCCAGTGCATCCAGCAGCGCCTGCGTCGGATGTTCGTGCTGGCCATCGCCGGCATTGAGCACCGGGCAATCCACCTTGCCCGCGATCAGGCCCACGGCGCCGCTGCTGCCATGGCGGATGACGATGGCGTCGGGCTTCATGGCATTGAGCGTGACCGCCGTGTCGATCAGCGTCTCGCCCTTCTTAACGCTCGACTGCGCCGCGTGCATGTTGACCACGTCCGCGCCCAGCCGCTTGCCGGCAATCTCGAACGACAGCAGCGTGCGGGTGGAGTTTTCGAAGAAGGCGTTGATGATCGTCAGCCCGGCCAGCTTGTCGGTATGCTTGCTGGCCTGGCGGTTGAAGGCGACGTACTGCTCGGCCTCCGCCAGCAGGTAGAGGATCTCGTGCCGCTCGAGCGCGCCGATGGCGATCAGGTCACGATGCGGAAAAGCGCGGCCGCCCGCGGGAAAGCGGTGGCTGGCAGAGGTTTCGGTCGACGATGTCATTAAAGCCACGCCCTTAGTCGAGGGATGTCGCCCGCTCAAGGCTTATGTCTGGCGCAGCCCCGCGGGAGTACCTAAATAGAACGCAAGTCTCGCCATTTTCACAGGGGTTCGCATGAGTTTCGCACGCAAGGTCTGGCGCTTGCTGGTCGGCATCAAGGACGGTCTCGCGCTGATTTTCCTGCTGCTGTTCTTCACCGCGCTGTTCGCGGTGCTCAGCGCGCGGCCGAACCCCGGCTTCGTGCGCGAAGGGGCGCTGCTGCTGGATATCAACGGCCAGGTGGTGGAAGAGGTTGCCCCGATCGACCCGCTACAGGCCTTGATTTCACAGACCGTGCCGGTGCGCGAATATGCCGCACGCGACCTTGTCCGCGCCATCGACGCCGCCGCCGCCGACGCTCGCATCGAGGTGTTGGCGCTCGACCTTACCGGCTTCCTCGGCGGGGGCGCGGTGCACATGTCGGAAATCGCCGGCGCGCTCGATCGCTTCTCCGCCGCAGGCAAGCCGATCTACACCTATGCCTATGCCTATGGCGACGACGCCATGCTGCTGGCAGCGCATTCCGACGAGATCTGGGTGGACCCGATGGGCGGCGTGGCCATCACCGGGCCAGGCGGCGAAAGCCTCTATTTCGCCGGGGCGCTGGACCGCTTCAACGTCACCGCCAATGTCTACCGCGTGGGCACCTACAAGAGCGCGGTGGAGCAGTGGACCGATCGCGGCATGTCGCCCGAAGCGCGCGAGAACCTGTCGCAACTGGTCGCCACGCTGTGGCAGGAATGGCGCGCCAACGTCCGCGCCGCGCGTCCGCAGGCCGATATCGAACTGGTGACCACCGATGTTGCCGGCTGGCTGGCCGCATCCAACGGCAATATCGCCGAAGCCTCGCTCGCCGCCGGTCTGGCAGACCGCGTGGGCACCCGCGTCGAATGGGGTGAGCGCATCGCCACCGAAGTGGGCGCCGATGAATGGTCCGACGAGCCGGGCGCCTTTGCCTCCACCCTCTACGATCCCTGGCTGGCCGAAGTGCGGCAGGGCGTATCGTTCGGCAACAAGGGCCGCATCGCCGTGGTCACGGTGGATGGCGAAATCAGCGATGGCGAGGCCGGACCCGGCTCTGCCGGCGCCGCCCGCATCGCCCGCCTGCTCGACGAGGCCCTCGATGATGATCTGGACGCGCTGGTGGTGCGGGTGAATTCGCCTGGCGGCACGGTGACCGGCTCCGAGACGATTCGCCGCGCCATTCTGCGCCATCGCGATGCCGGCATCCCGATTGCCGTTTCCATGGGCAATTACGCCGCCAGCGGCGGTTACTGGATCGCCACTCCCGCGCAGCGCATCTTTGCCGAGCCGGAAACGCTGACCGGTTCCATTGGCGTGTTCCTGGTCGTGCCCAGTTTCGAACAGTTGCTGGCCGAATACGGCGTCACCACCGACGGCGTGCAGGCGACGGCCCTGTCCGGCCAGCCGGACGTGCTGGCCGGTTTCACGCCCGAAGCCGATGCCGTGCTGCAGGCTACCACCGCCAGCTTCTACACCCGCTTCCTGACGCTGGTTTCCGAAGCCCGCGGGATTTCGATGGAACGCGCGGACGAGCTTGGCCAGGGCCGCGTCTGGGATGGCGGCGCCGCGCGGCAGCTTGGCCTGGTGGACCAGTTTGGCGACCTTGACGCCGCCATCGCCTGGGCCGCCGAACGGGCGGAACTGGAAGAGGGCGAATACCAGGTCCGCTACCTCGGCTCCGATGCACCGAAGTACGACACGCT is a genomic window of Aurantiacibacter sp. MUD11 containing:
- the der gene encoding ribosome biogenesis GTPase Der, with product MKPRKLPQVVIIGRPNVGKSTMFNRLVGKRLALVDDQPGVTRDRRMGEAGLLGLEFEAVDTAGWENEDDASLPGRMRAQTQVSLKGADAALFVIDARAGLTPLDEEIGQWLREQEVPVVLVANKSEGSAGEAGILESYSLGLGDPVPISAEHGEGIADLYSALIPLIGEKAEQLELEAEAEAAIAADEAAKRAAEAAEAGEELVEIDPTAPLSLAIVGRPNAGKSTLINRLLQEDRLLTGPEAGITRDSIAVDWRWTDPESGEERIIKLIDTAGMRKRAKVVDKLEKLSVADGLRAVDYAEVVVLLLDATRGLEVQDLKIANQVLEEGRALMIAINKWDIAEDPSALFNGIRAALEEGLAQLRGVPLFAVSAMTGKGLDQMLAAAFKLRDDWSRRVPTAALNRWFDDALAANPPPAPGGRRIKLRYITQVGTRPPRFVIFGTRLDDLPASYERYLLNGIRKQLGFGAVPVRLTLKSPKNPYDSNKGGGGKFSGGQGRD
- a CDS encoding DUF2721 domain-containing protein, with the translated sequence MLDTLSIAGDLIERTSSTLRVQNIVQLSLAPVFLLAAIGAVLNVMNTRLGWLIDRIDQIERRLIKGSAGREGEELPALRQRQSYAQWAVNLTTSAALTICLVIAALFVSAFIRPQIGSVVALAWIATMAQVFAALTLFLMETRLATANARERRLRSREIIERQAGEDSGSEEG
- the bfr gene encoding bacterioferritin, producing MKGDEKVIEFLNKALTNELTAINQYWLHYRVLDDWGVHKLAEYERHESIDEMKHADQLAERILFLNGLPNFQAMHKLKVGETVEEILKADLAMENEAIPLLRDAIEHCESVRDYVSRDLFASILSSEEEHVDFLETQFDMIERMGLQNYVQLNSNPAGDGEEG
- a CDS encoding (2Fe-2S)-binding protein, which translates into the protein MYTCVCNAIRECELRQAARQHDGCAETVYAKLGKRPNCGHCLDEAEELIAEERAALPQPLEAA
- a CDS encoding DUF418 domain-containing protein, giving the protein MTDLQATPDAEPEALAPATTGERISSLDFIRGFAVLGILAANIVAFGQPWSAYSWPSAFLSGHDATADWLWVVQFVLVDGKMRGLFSLLFGAGMALFMERAWDRGSSRWLQVRRLAWLLLFGLVHYFFIWRGDILTLYACAGMVGVLFLRMTAGKLLTLGLIGYVVGALIYALAIGSAYFIAETFAGEGEEMSEARGSIAEAKQASLEDDRAEIPIMTEGSYADYVSHNFSEHGGDPIDAVILMVFETLPLMLIGMAFYRYGWFSPGGSTGKRRAWGWGLLLFGGVLNLAMALWVREGGYTYWGTLSAMMAFATLPRLPMIIGLALLLAIYGNNASGWLAERLSAAGRAAFTNYIGTSVLMMLIFHPWAGGLWGELTRPELYLVVALGWAVMLAWSRPWLAKYRYGPLEWLWRCLTYWKLFPLRR
- a CDS encoding SPOR domain-containing protein is translated as MSECKRTVANKALLALAALALATPLSAGVRDGVDAWARGDYAAAVAEWQGPAEAGDPDAMFNLGQAYRLGRGVPTDLVRAEQLYLAAAQAGHVQAADTYGLMLFQDGRREEALPYVQSAANRGDPRAQYLLGVAHFNGDLVERDWVRAYALLTLANGSGLPQAAPAIAQMDEHIPLEQRQSGAAMALQLEQQATEARSVELAAADLGAQAAPAASVPSPRPMPQQVESPSVQSPAVPRPIPSVEVSPSVAAARDAVEQAGEATGTEDPAMAGASYAPGATQVAAAPPAASPRPAAVQPPQPAEVARAPSPRPAPAPVPQAATPAPQSASGPWRVQLGAFGVPGNAERMWDRVANRPEVAGRERMLVPTGRVTRVLAGGYATRAEATAACSSLQRAGFDCLVTRN
- a CDS encoding ParA family protein, whose translation is MRVLALASQKGGSGKTTLSGHLAVQAQRAGAGPVVLIDIDPQGSLADWWNEREAEYPAFAQTTVARLANDLAILRQQGFKLAVIDTPPAITMAIQSVISVAELMVVPTRPSPHDLRAVGATVDLCERAGKPLIFVVNAATPKAKITSEAAVALSQHGTVAPITIHHRTDFAASMIDGRTVMEIEPEGRSAQEVVALWHYIADRLEKNFRRTVFAAPGKAAAVNGAHRPAASNFGRRVAQ